Proteins encoded together in one Cydia pomonella isolate Wapato2018A chromosome 10, ilCydPomo1, whole genome shotgun sequence window:
- the LOC133521920 gene encoding alpha-(1,3)-fucosyltransferase 10 isoform X1, translating to MCANKCDKHRKCLTLAMFFIIKLCLKIYKRLWRVTLNEVLCATLLLCVCFVVWTFKDYRKTNNYEHSEYPVILWWTKEFPGTMETKHCPEYIKCSIYSNGSVPYGNNVDAYLFYGSTIDFSHLPLPKKSEHIWGLYHEESPRNVEELMHEQILRIFNYSSTLSRYSDVPFPLQHLESIEHITNEEYFVTTFEKNIYLTEIAPVMYLQSDCETSTERDAYVKELMKYIEVDSYGSCLNNKKLPSKFVDDYLNHLSDDDFLKFIAKYKFIIAIENGVCEDYVTEKFWRAIRIGSVPIYFGSPSIRDWLPNKKSAILLEDFPTPKLLSEHLKKLLEDDLLYEQYLEHKIYQIITNERLITEFRMRPHQMDSLKTIEEFECFICDKLHKRSKGIYDKRIVDKRHYNCPKPLSALSLAVNPQNDWVFSWELAKKRANEIYERVTNAN from the coding sequence ATGTGTGCTAATAAGTGTGACAAACATAGAAAGTGCCTGACATTAGCTATGTTTTTTATCATTAAACTGTGtttgaaaatatacaaaagacTATGGCGAGTAACTTTGAATGAAGTACTGTGTGCAACATTATTACTGTGCGTCTGTTTTGTAGTTTGGACTTTTAAAGATTATagaaaaactaataattatGAACACTCAGAATATCCAGTGATATTGTGGTGGACTAAGGAATTTCCTGGCACTATGGAAACTAAACACTGTCCAGAATATATAAAGTGTTCCATTTACAGCAATGGAAGTGTTCCCTATGGAAATAATGTTGATGCTTACTTGTTTTATGGGAGCACCATTGACTTCAGCCATTTGCCATTACCAAAGAAGTCAGAGCATATTTGGGGTTTGTACCATGAAGAATCCCCAAGGAATGTTGAGGAGCTAATGCATGAACAAATACTTAGGATATTCAATTACTCATCTACTTTGAGTAGATACAGTGATGTACCTTTTCCCTTACAACATCTGGAATCCATTGAACATATTACTAATGAGGAATACTTTGTAACAACTTttgaaaagaatatttatttgacTGAGATAGCTCCAGTTATGTATTTACAGAGTGATTGTGAAACATCCACTGAACGAGATGCTTATGTGAAAGAATTAATGAAATACATAGAAGTAGATTCTTATGGAAGTTGTCTGAACAACAAAAAGTTGCCCTCAAAGTTTGTTGATGATTATCTGAACCATTTGAgtgatgatgattttttgaaGTTTATTGCAAAATACAAGTTTATTATAGCTATCGAAAACGGAGTTTGTGAAGATTATGTAACTGAAAAGTTTTGGAGAGCAATAAGAATTGGGTCAGTACCTATTTACTTCGGATCTCCTTCAATAAGAGATTGGTTACCAAATAAAAAATCAGCAATTTTACTGGAAGACTTTCCTACACCAAAGCTTTTGAGTGAACATCTTAAAAAGTTGTTAGAAGATGATTTGTTGTATGAACAATATTTAGAACACAAAATTTATCAAATCATTACAAATGAAAGGTTGATAACAGAGTTCAGAATGAGACCCCATCAAATGGACTCATTGAAGACTATTGAAGAATTTGAATGTTTCATTTGTGACAAATTACACAAGCGAAGCAAAGGCATTTATGATAAAAGAATTGTAGATAAGAGACACTACAACTGTCCAAAGCCTCTATCAGCTTTGTCATTGGCTGTTAATCCACAGAATGATTGGGTCTTCTCTTGGGAACTAGCCAAAAAGAGAGCTAACGAAATATATGAAAGAGTCACAAATGCAAACTAA